One Gloeobacter morelensis MG652769 DNA window includes the following coding sequences:
- the cobA gene encoding uroporphyrinogen-III C-methyltransferase translates to MPGTVYLVGAGPAGAEYLTVRGRELLEQAEVVLYDDLADPDLLKLAGGAQLIDVGKRAGRPGADQDEIGRLLVTHCRAGRRVVRLKAGDPLVFGRAAAELGALVAAGCDFEIVPGVSSALAACAFAGIPLTDRALGRHFCVMSGHEISTLPWQHLAHIDTLVILMGTRQLEAIAEQLMDCGRPAAMPVAAIFWAGRPGQRTVVGTLEDIASRVAPSGEPAVIVVGPVVRHRECFGWFERRPLFGRRILVTRAVDQAGGFRAQLEALGATVLEMPALVVTAPTHWEPLDQAIAQVAGYRWLLLTSANGVEAFFARLAHHGLDLRALGGVRVAAVGPKTAQAALAYGLVADFVPGRYVADGLLADFPDIAGICGERVLFVRVESGGREAITEQFRRWGALVDEVAGYASGCPDSAEPGCVAALRAGQIDCVTFASAKTVRHFARLLESEELESLLRKIYIASIGPQTSVACREVLGRVDVEAKVFTLEGLAQALVAKLGTGSAIGPADER, encoded by the coding sequence ATGCCGGGTACGGTCTATCTGGTGGGGGCGGGACCGGCCGGGGCCGAGTATTTGACCGTCCGTGGCCGGGAGCTGTTGGAGCAGGCCGAGGTCGTTCTCTATGACGATCTGGCGGACCCGGATTTGCTGAAGCTCGCCGGGGGAGCACAACTCATCGACGTCGGCAAGCGGGCCGGCCGACCGGGAGCCGACCAGGACGAGATCGGCCGGCTGCTGGTGACCCACTGCCGGGCGGGCCGGAGGGTAGTGCGGCTCAAGGCGGGCGACCCGCTTGTCTTCGGCCGCGCCGCGGCGGAACTAGGAGCGCTGGTGGCGGCCGGGTGCGACTTCGAGATCGTGCCGGGGGTAAGTTCCGCCCTTGCCGCCTGCGCGTTTGCTGGCATCCCGCTCACCGACCGTGCCCTCGGCCGCCACTTTTGCGTGATGAGCGGCCACGAAATCAGCACCCTGCCCTGGCAGCATCTAGCCCACATCGACACGCTCGTCATCTTGATGGGCACCCGTCAGCTGGAGGCGATCGCCGAGCAGCTGATGGACTGTGGCCGTCCGGCGGCGATGCCGGTGGCGGCGATCTTTTGGGCCGGACGGCCCGGACAGCGCACGGTGGTGGGCACCCTCGAAGACATCGCAAGCCGGGTTGCCCCCTCCGGCGAGCCGGCGGTCATCGTCGTGGGACCGGTGGTCCGCCACCGCGAGTGCTTCGGCTGGTTCGAACGCCGACCGCTTTTTGGCCGGCGCATCCTCGTCACCCGCGCGGTCGATCAAGCCGGGGGCTTTCGTGCCCAACTGGAGGCGCTGGGTGCAACGGTTCTGGAGATGCCCGCCCTGGTAGTCACGGCACCCACCCATTGGGAGCCGCTCGACCAGGCCATCGCTCAGGTGGCCGGCTACCGCTGGCTGCTGCTCACCTCCGCCAACGGCGTAGAGGCGTTTTTTGCGCGCCTGGCCCACCACGGGCTCGATCTGCGCGCCCTGGGCGGGGTGCGCGTCGCCGCCGTCGGACCCAAGACCGCCCAGGCCGCCCTCGCCTATGGACTTGTCGCCGACTTCGTACCGGGGCGGTACGTCGCCGACGGACTGCTCGCCGATTTTCCAGACATCGCAGGGATCTGCGGGGAGCGAGTGCTCTTTGTGCGGGTCGAATCCGGAGGCCGCGAGGCGATCACCGAGCAGTTCCGCCGCTGGGGCGCCCTGGTCGACGAAGTGGCAGGCTACGCCAGCGGCTGCCCGGATAGCGCCGAGCCGGGCTGCGTCGCTGCCCTGCGCGCCGGTCAGATCGACTGTGTCACCTTCGCCAGCGCCAAGACCGTGCGCCATTTTGCCCGCCTCCTGGAAAGCGAGGAGCTAGAATCACTTCTAAGAAAAATATATATTGCTTCGATTGGGCCGCAGACTAGTGTCGCCTGCCGTGAGGTGCTGGGGCGGGTGGATGTTGAGGCCAAAGTCTTCACCCTCGAAGGACTCGCCCAGGCGCTTGTCGCCAAGCTGGGCACCGGCAGTGCCATCGGGCCGGCGGACGAACGATGA
- the prfB gene encoding peptide chain release factor 2 (programmed frameshift): MDTVESKAGRDAAQIKRRVEELSARLGKTQDYLDIAQRQIRIAALEQQASAPDFWDDQAAAQKALQNLNNLKQPLEQFGRWRNLLSDAEAVLELVQETGDESLLPEAEGNIEALVGELDRWELEQLLSGPYDERGAILSINAGAGGTDAQDWAEMLLRMYTRWAERQGYQAHLLELSEGEEAGVKSATLEIDGRYAYGYLSAEKGTHRLVRISPFNANDKRQTSFAGVEVMPVLDDSVQVDIRPDDIEIDTFRSGGKGGQNVNKVETGVRVTHKPTGISVRCTQERAQLQNRNKAMEMLKARLLVLEEEKRQQHLSEIRGTAVDAAWGNQIRSYVFHPYQMVKDLRTEEETSDVTGVMNGKIEPFIERYLRRQHKL, from the exons ATGGACACCGTCGAGAGCAAAGCCGGGCGCGACGCCGCCCAGATCAAGCGTCGGGTCGAAGAGCTCAGTGCGCGCCTGGGTAAAACCCAGGACTATCTT GACATTGCCCAACGCCAGATCCGCATCGCCGCCTTGGAGCAGCAGGCCAGCGCCCCCGATTTTTGGGACGATCAGGCCGCAGCCCAGAAGGCCCTGCAGAACCTCAACAACCTGAAGCAACCCCTGGAGCAGTTCGGCCGCTGGCGCAACCTGCTCTCCGACGCCGAGGCAGTGCTCGAACTGGTCCAGGAGACCGGCGACGAGTCGCTGCTGCCGGAGGCGGAGGGCAACATCGAAGCGCTCGTAGGCGAACTGGATCGCTGGGAACTGGAGCAGTTGTTGAGCGGTCCCTACGACGAGCGGGGGGCGATTCTCAGCATCAACGCCGGGGCGGGGGGCACCGACGCCCAGGATTGGGCGGAGATGCTTTTGCGCATGTATACGCGCTGGGCCGAGCGCCAGGGCTACCAGGCGCACCTGCTGGAGCTGTCGGAAGGCGAAGAGGCGGGGGTCAAATCGGCAACCCTTGAGATCGATGGGCGCTATGCCTACGGCTATTTGTCGGCTGAAAAAGGCACCCACCGCCTGGTGCGCATCTCGCCCTTCAACGCCAACGACAAGCGCCAGACCAGCTTTGCAGGGGTCGAGGTGATGCCGGTCCTCGACGACTCGGTGCAGGTGGATATCCGCCCCGACGACATCGAAATCGACACGTTCAGGTCCGGCGGCAAGGGTGGCCAGAACGTCAACAAGGTGGAGACGGGGGTACGCGTCACCCACAAACCCACCGGCATCTCGGTGCGCTGCACCCAGGAGCGCGCCCAGCTGCAAAACCGCAACAAGGCGATGGAGATGCTCAAAGCCCGTCTGCTGGTGCTCGAAGAAGAAAAGCGCCAGCAACACTTGAGCGAAATTCGCGGCACTGCGGTGGATGCGGCCTGGGGCAACCAGATCCGCTCCTATGTCTTTCATCCGTACCAGATGGTCAAAGACCTGCGCACCGAGGAGGAAACCTCCGATGTCACCGGGGTCATGAACGGCAAGATCGAGCCGTTTATCGAGCGCTATTTGCGCCGCCAGCACAAGCTCTGA
- a CDS encoding sigma-70 family RNA polymerase sigma factor — protein MQSQRLVRQWQRLAAEPGGAQSLKAKALLAGILKLCEPLVRQFFLQMLAEDSLVELDDLINVTLSRVENKLITYDSSKSAFESWVKYQCVRPIFKQHLEEIGYRTIKLEPYIAALQSRLAGTFPSPPTNLIGRLVQGLEDSQVRPELAKMRQMLGVGRKVILRRDPRLVPALSLNCPIRPGEGNEEYFDIAAAPRLAGMEEACRQALHESLVHLTAGERLVVLGLFFANRSRKELAEEAGISTARVSQLLQQAYRRLREVLGPTFFRDCVPDP, from the coding sequence TTGCAAAGCCAGCGCCTTGTCCGCCAGTGGCAACGGCTGGCCGCCGAACCCGGCGGCGCCCAAAGCCTCAAAGCCAAAGCGCTGCTTGCCGGCATCCTTAAACTGTGCGAGCCGCTCGTTCGCCAGTTTTTTCTGCAGATGCTCGCCGAGGACAGCCTAGTCGAGCTCGACGATCTCATCAACGTCACCCTCTCGCGCGTAGAAAACAAGTTGATAACCTACGACAGCTCCAAAAGTGCGTTTGAAAGTTGGGTCAAGTACCAGTGTGTACGGCCCATCTTCAAGCAGCACCTGGAGGAAATCGGTTATCGCACCATCAAGCTCGAACCCTACATCGCGGCGCTGCAGTCGCGGCTGGCGGGCACTTTTCCGTCTCCGCCCACCAACCTCATCGGTCGACTGGTGCAGGGACTCGAAGACTCCCAGGTGCGCCCCGAACTGGCCAAGATGCGTCAGATGCTCGGAGTGGGCCGCAAGGTGATTTTGCGGCGCGATCCGAGGCTGGTGCCGGCCCTGTCGCTCAACTGCCCCATCCGACCGGGCGAAGGGAACGAAGAGTACTTCGACATCGCCGCCGCACCCCGGCTGGCGGGTATGGAGGAGGCCTGCCGCCAGGCGCTGCACGAGAGCCTCGTGCACCTGACTGCGGGTGAGCGCCTGGTGGTTTTGGGGTTGTTTTTTGCCAACCGCTCGCGCAAGGAGCTCGCCGAAGAAGCCGGCATCAGCACCGCCCGCGTCTCCCAGTTGTTGCAGCAGGCCTACAGGCGCCTGCGCGAAGTTCTCGGCCCCACGTTCTTTCGCGATTGCGTGCCCGACCCTTAA
- a CDS encoding ArsA family ATPase, whose amino-acid sequence MARVISLLGKGGVGKSTLTLAMAQAEARRGKRVLVLSLETVSTIGLLLDTRLGGEPTEVEPNLWAVHFSTTALMERNWNRLRTAEEEYSRIPLFREVYGQELGALPGFDQFLAMSALRDYDLSGKYDYLFFDGVAGQEQLRMFAVPDQLSWYTRRLGEAFQKSAIGQVLSPFLEPIARAILTVNISTENVRATTGRFTDILDEGKSVMQNPNRLLLFVVSTADPLALTVARQLWGASQLLGLGVGGALVRGEADGKEAFAPLPVRAVPEASLTDLTGCVEGLAGLDPVGFPRPFVVDEQARTVRIFLPGFGKKQVELNQYGPELTLRAADHRRNFILPTSFRGLRASGAKFQDNYLTVTFG is encoded by the coding sequence ATGGCGCGCGTGATTTCTCTGTTGGGAAAAGGCGGGGTGGGCAAGAGCACTCTTACCCTGGCGATGGCCCAGGCGGAGGCCCGCCGCGGCAAGCGGGTGCTGGTGCTCAGCCTGGAGACGGTGAGCACGATTGGCCTGTTGCTCGATACCCGGTTGGGGGGCGAGCCTACCGAAGTCGAACCGAACCTGTGGGCGGTGCACTTCAGTACCACCGCCCTGATGGAGCGCAACTGGAACCGGTTGCGCACCGCAGAGGAGGAATATTCGCGCATTCCGCTTTTTCGCGAGGTCTACGGTCAAGAATTGGGGGCATTGCCCGGATTTGATCAATTTCTGGCCATGTCGGCGCTGCGCGACTACGATCTGAGCGGCAAGTACGACTATCTGTTTTTTGACGGCGTCGCCGGGCAAGAGCAGCTGCGCATGTTCGCTGTACCCGATCAACTGAGCTGGTACACCCGCCGCCTGGGCGAAGCCTTTCAAAAATCGGCCATCGGCCAGGTGCTCTCGCCGTTTCTCGAACCGATTGCCCGCGCTATTCTCACCGTCAATATCTCCACCGAGAACGTTCGGGCCACCACCGGCCGCTTCACCGACATCCTCGACGAGGGCAAGTCGGTGATGCAAAATCCCAACCGGCTGCTGCTTTTTGTGGTGAGCACCGCCGATCCGCTCGCCCTCACCGTCGCCCGCCAGCTGTGGGGAGCAAGCCAGCTGTTGGGTCTGGGAGTCGGGGGAGCGCTGGTGCGCGGCGAAGCGGACGGCAAAGAAGCCTTTGCTCCCCTGCCGGTGCGCGCTGTCCCCGAGGCGTCACTCACCGATCTGACGGGCTGCGTCGAAGGGCTCGCGGGCCTTGATCCGGTGGGCTTTCCCAGGCCGTTTGTCGTCGATGAGCAAGCGCGCACCGTGCGCATTTTTTTGCCGGGCTTCGGCAAAAAGCAGGTCGAACTCAACCAGTACGGCCCCGAACTGACGCTGCGCGCCGCCGACCATCGCCGCAACTTCATACTGCCCACGAGCTTCCGGGGGCTGCGGGCGAGCGGGGCCAAATTCCAGGACAATTACCTGACCGTCACCTTCGGGTGA
- a CDS encoding hydantoinase B/oxoprolinase family protein gives MDAIELEVMVHALAGIAEEMLARLVRAAYSSNIKERRDCSTALFDGRGRLVAQAAAIPVHLGALGDAVAAVRAMAPRPGEIWLLNDPFAGGSHLPDLTLVTAIAWPDRPAELLGYAVSRAHHSDVGGMRPGSMPADSTEIFQEGLVIPPTRVGAAGALDENVLGLILANVRQPAQRRGDLRAQVAAGQLGAERFARMGAELGANRLADALDAVMAYTERRVRERIAAIPDGTYRATDYLEGPEGEEIPIEVAVEIGGDGLRIDFTGTAPQGLSNLNAPVAVTRSAVAFALRALLDPRLPANDGAMAPVELVLPEASLVAARWPAAVVAGNVETSQRIADAIILALGRVAGGLAQGQGTMNNLILGNRRFSYYETIGGGQGASARGDGLDGVHVGMSNTLNTPIEALELEFPLTVRRCELREDSGGGGLHRGGWGIVREVQVHEDCTLSLLSDRRTHAPQGAAGGAAGWPGRNQLNGEPLPGKTSRALKAGDVITVETPGGGGWGK, from the coding sequence ATGGATGCGATCGAACTGGAAGTGATGGTCCATGCCCTCGCGGGCATCGCCGAGGAGATGCTGGCGCGGCTGGTGCGCGCCGCTTACTCCTCAAACATCAAGGAGCGCCGCGACTGCTCGACGGCCCTTTTTGACGGGCGGGGCCGCCTGGTGGCGCAGGCGGCGGCGATCCCGGTGCACCTGGGGGCGCTTGGAGATGCGGTGGCGGCGGTGCGGGCGATGGCTCCTCGGCCAGGGGAAATCTGGCTGTTGAACGACCCGTTTGCGGGCGGCTCGCACCTGCCGGATCTGACCCTCGTGACGGCAATCGCCTGGCCGGATAGGCCGGCTGAGCTATTGGGCTACGCCGTCTCCCGCGCTCACCACAGCGATGTGGGCGGCATGCGGCCAGGTTCGATGCCCGCCGACTCCACCGAGATTTTTCAAGAAGGGCTCGTGATCCCGCCCACGCGCGTTGGGGCGGCGGGGGCGCTCGACGAAAATGTGCTCGGTTTGATTCTGGCCAATGTCCGTCAACCGGCCCAGCGCCGGGGAGATCTGCGCGCCCAGGTGGCGGCGGGCCAGTTGGGCGCGGAGCGCTTCGCCCGGATGGGGGCCGAGCTGGGAGCGAACAGGCTCGCGGACGCTCTAGACGCGGTCATGGCCTACACCGAGCGGCGGGTGCGCGAGCGCATCGCAGCAATTCCGGACGGCACCTACCGGGCCACCGACTACCTCGAAGGCCCCGAGGGCGAGGAGATTCCTATCGAGGTGGCGGTAGAAATAGGCGGCGACGGGTTGCGCATCGATTTTACGGGTACTGCGCCCCAGGGACTTTCCAACCTCAACGCGCCCGTCGCGGTCACCCGCTCGGCGGTGGCGTTTGCCCTGCGCGCCCTGCTCGATCCACGCCTGCCCGCCAACGATGGGGCGATGGCACCGGTGGAACTGGTGCTGCCGGAAGCTTCTCTGGTGGCGGCGCGCTGGCCGGCGGCGGTGGTGGCGGGCAACGTCGAGACTTCCCAGCGCATCGCCGATGCGATCATCCTCGCCCTGGGCCGTGTCGCGGGCGGCCTTGCCCAGGGCCAGGGCACGATGAACAACTTGATCTTGGGCAATCGCCGCTTCAGCTATTACGAGACGATCGGGGGCGGCCAGGGGGCGAGTGCGCGCGGCGACGGCCTCGACGGGGTGCACGTCGGTATGAGCAACACCCTCAACACTCCCATCGAAGCGCTCGAACTGGAATTCCCGCTCACCGTCCGGCGCTGCGAACTGCGCGAAGATTCGGGCGGTGGGGGTCTCCACCGCGGCGGCTGGGGGATCGTCCGCGAGGTGCAGGTGCACGAAGATTGCACCCTATCGCTGTTGAGCGACCGCCGCACCCATGCCCCCCAGGGAGCAGCCGGCGGTGCTGCCGGTTGGCCGGGCCGCAACCAGCTCAACGGTGAACCGCTGCCGGGCAAGACTTCGCGCGCGCTCAAGGCGGGGGATGTGATCACCGTCGAGACTCCGGGGGGCGGCGGTTGGGGAAAATAG
- a CDS encoding branched-chain amino acid transaminase encodes MTQPSSEPVIYLRGRFVPDSEASLSVRTHAFLYGTAVFEGIKAYWAPERETMFIFRAEEHFRRLVQSCRILRLKAPLDIRRMVELSAEIVARNSCREDTYLRPIVYKADRRIGPILEIPDTVDDFCLFSAPMSAYLDAHKGLHVCVSSWRRIDDNMIPARAKCNGAYVNTALIKTDAALAGFDDAIALSDDGHVAEGSAMNLFLVRDGKLVTPAVSNNILEGITRATVIELAQKELGIPVESRQVDRTELYVAEEMFLCGTATEVAAVTRIDHRAIGDGTVGPITRAIQDLFDQAIHGRLPDYMHWLTPAGTPVLSSQD; translated from the coding sequence ATGACCCAGCCATCTTCCGAACCCGTCATTTACCTGCGCGGTCGCTTCGTCCCGGACAGCGAGGCTTCTTTGAGCGTGCGCACCCATGCTTTTTTGTACGGCACCGCCGTCTTCGAGGGCATCAAGGCGTACTGGGCGCCCGAGCGCGAGACGATGTTCATCTTTCGCGCCGAGGAGCATTTTCGCAGGCTGGTGCAAAGCTGCCGCATCCTGCGCCTCAAGGCACCCCTGGACATCCGGCGGATGGTGGAGTTGAGTGCGGAGATTGTGGCGCGCAACAGCTGCCGCGAGGACACTTACCTGCGCCCAATTGTCTACAAAGCCGACCGGCGCATCGGCCCCATCCTGGAGATTCCCGACACGGTCGACGACTTTTGTCTATTTAGCGCCCCGATGAGCGCCTACCTGGATGCGCACAAGGGTCTGCACGTCTGCGTCTCCTCCTGGCGGCGCATCGACGACAACATGATCCCGGCGCGCGCCAAGTGCAACGGCGCCTACGTCAACACCGCCCTGATTAAGACCGACGCCGCCCTGGCCGGTTTTGACGACGCCATCGCCCTATCGGATGACGGCCACGTCGCCGAAGGCAGTGCGATGAATTTGTTCCTGGTGCGCGACGGCAAACTCGTCACCCCAGCGGTGAGCAACAACATCCTCGAAGGGATCACCCGCGCCACGGTCATCGAACTAGCCCAGAAAGAACTGGGGATCCCAGTCGAATCGCGGCAGGTGGACCGTACCGAACTCTACGTTGCCGAGGAGATGTTCCTGTGCGGCACGGCCACCGAGGTGGCGGCGGTCACCCGCATCGACCACCGCGCCATCGGCGACGGCACCGTGGGACCGATCACCCGGGCGATTCAAGATCTCTTCGACCAGGCCATCCACGGCCGTCTGCCCGACTATATGCACTGGCTGACCCCCGCCGGCACCCCGGTGCTGAGCAGCCAGGACTGA
- a CDS encoding DUF885 domain-containing protein, translated as MLLKRRTVLAAAGCWLAAHQVRAVPAAERDARAQTLFETILAEGFAGDPVSATAVGEHRYDDRWPDVSSLGRERERERIRSALARLAAFGRKDLSVDARIDFDSLVNSLELARFTDQIETPWLHNPLYYTGNIGTGLDELVSREFAPAGVRAASVAARLEKLPGFVEEAITNLRRGQPLAPHSRVAVGQLAGMLLLIQKEIPDKLKNAPPALRRRIATATPAAVAAVEKLRSVVQNELLTGASENWRLGRTNFERKLRLTLETDLGADEVYALARQEHERVRARMASLARELFVPLFGAAALKTLEAGPEADEHIIRHVLAELATDHVRAEDLRAACESNLERLSAFVRERKLVPLDGQAVLKVIWTPPQQRGVAIAGLAVPAPLDADKPGLPSFYLVQPVPEDWTPERRESFLREYNNFMLEILSIHEAIPGHFVQSYYAKRVPSKVRKVNANGPFVEGWAVYTEHVMVEAGYGGPDPGKDKPAGLTGALWHIKQDPALRAKAIALHGQKFYLRTVTNAILDHAIHAGTMGEEEAVALMVDRSFQQEGEARAKWVRAQVSSTQLSTYFVGAQAWFRLREEAQTRAKARNEPFNLTDFHAQALAHGAPPVSRLPELMGWN; from the coding sequence ATGCTTTTGAAGCGCCGCACCGTACTTGCCGCCGCCGGTTGCTGGCTTGCCGCCCATCAGGTCCGGGCTGTTCCGGCGGCAGAGCGCGACGCCCGGGCGCAAACGCTTTTCGAGACGATTCTAGCTGAGGGTTTCGCAGGCGATCCGGTCAGCGCCACCGCCGTTGGGGAGCACCGCTACGACGATCGCTGGCCGGATGTGAGCTCCCTAGGCCGCGAGCGCGAGCGCGAGCGTATCCGCTCTGCCCTGGCCCGACTCGCGGCCTTCGGGCGCAAGGATCTGTCGGTTGATGCCCGCATCGATTTCGACTCGCTAGTGAACAGCCTCGAACTGGCCCGTTTCACCGATCAAATCGAGACGCCCTGGCTGCACAATCCCCTCTACTACACCGGCAATATCGGCACCGGCCTCGACGAACTGGTCAGCCGCGAATTTGCCCCAGCCGGGGTGCGCGCCGCGAGCGTCGCTGCCCGTCTTGAGAAGCTGCCCGGTTTCGTGGAAGAGGCAATCACCAATCTGCGCCGAGGTCAGCCCCTCGCTCCCCACTCGCGCGTGGCGGTGGGCCAACTGGCCGGAATGCTTCTATTGATTCAAAAAGAGATCCCCGACAAGCTCAAAAATGCTCCCCCGGCTTTGCGCCGCCGCATCGCCACCGCCACCCCCGCCGCCGTTGCCGCCGTCGAGAAGCTGCGATCCGTAGTCCAGAACGAACTGCTAACTGGGGCAAGTGAGAACTGGCGCCTGGGCCGCACCAATTTTGAGCGCAAACTCCGGCTCACCCTGGAGACGGACCTGGGGGCCGACGAAGTCTATGCCCTCGCCCGGCAGGAGCACGAGCGGGTGCGGGCGCGCATGGCGAGTCTGGCGCGCGAGTTGTTCGTGCCGCTGTTCGGTGCGGCGGCACTCAAGACCCTCGAAGCCGGCCCGGAGGCGGACGAGCACATTATCCGGCACGTATTGGCCGAACTGGCCACTGACCACGTCCGGGCCGAAGATCTGCGCGCCGCCTGCGAGAGCAACCTCGAACGGCTTAGTGCCTTTGTGCGCGAGCGCAAGCTGGTGCCCCTCGACGGGCAGGCGGTACTCAAAGTGATCTGGACGCCGCCCCAGCAGCGGGGGGTAGCAATCGCCGGTCTGGCCGTCCCTGCTCCCCTCGACGCCGACAAACCGGGATTGCCAAGTTTTTATCTTGTCCAGCCGGTGCCCGAGGACTGGACACCCGAGCGGCGCGAATCCTTCCTGCGCGAATACAACAACTTTATGCTCGAAATTCTCTCGATCCACGAGGCGATCCCCGGCCATTTCGTCCAGAGCTACTACGCCAAGCGTGTCCCGTCGAAGGTGCGCAAGGTGAACGCCAACGGCCCCTTTGTCGAGGGCTGGGCGGTTTACACCGAGCATGTGATGGTCGAAGCGGGCTACGGCGGGCCGGACCCTGGTAAAGACAAACCCGCAGGTCTCACTGGCGCGCTGTGGCATATCAAGCAAGATCCGGCCCTCAGGGCAAAGGCCATCGCCCTGCACGGTCAAAAGTTCTATCTGCGCACCGTCACCAATGCGATCCTCGATCATGCCATCCACGCCGGGACGATGGGCGAAGAGGAAGCCGTGGCGCTGATGGTCGATCGCTCCTTCCAGCAGGAGGGCGAGGCGCGGGCCAAGTGGGTGCGCGCCCAGGTAAGTTCCACGCAGCTGAGCACTTACTTCGTGGGCGCCCAGGCTTGGTTTCGATTGCGTGAGGAAGCACAAACACGGGCCAAAGCCAGAAACGAACCCTTCAATCTGACAGATTTCCACGCCCAGGCCCTCGCCCACGGCGCTCCCCCGGTCAGCCGCCTGCCCGAATTGATGGGCTGGAATTAG
- a CDS encoding Ppx/GppA phosphatase family protein: protein MLEPAADAEKTLAAIDIGTNSIHMVVVHIQPRLASYTIVAREKQMVRLGEYCQKTGWLKPEAMVRALDALRHCKAFAEGLGAQEMIAVATSAVREAPNGPEFLLQIQRVVGLKVDLISGEEEARRIYLGVLSAIEFDNRTHAVIDIGGGSTELILGDGREPRYLASVKAGAVRLSEQFVQSDPISGRDYGRLRNQVRNLIEPAVDKLLALGPFERLVGTSGTIMTLAEIDARRGGSFPTSLQGYELTLASLEQIAAQLRELDLEARRRLPGVSERRADIIVAGATILLEAMQMLGVGSLTVCEAALREGLIVDWMIGRGLIADRLRYQGSVRERSVLQLADKFNLDTTHAEQVTRLSLSLFDQSRGRLHRWSDADRELLWAAAMLHNCGHFINHSSHHKHSYYLIRHGGMLGFTEEEIEVIANVARYHRKSTPKSKHREFQRLVKEHKRLVRQMSVFLRLASALDRRHKGAVRGVRLTFAPQEVELFVQPHDPADPCEMELWNAEFKKAEFEQEFGRTLAIALEPTAAETLAVLGTKAETQPDAVRVPQGSWVS from the coding sequence ATGCTCGAACCCGCGGCTGACGCAGAGAAGACCCTGGCTGCCATCGACATCGGCACCAACTCCATCCACATGGTGGTGGTGCATATCCAGCCCCGGCTGGCCAGCTACACGATCGTCGCCCGCGAGAAGCAGATGGTGCGCCTGGGTGAGTACTGCCAGAAGACCGGCTGGCTGAAGCCCGAGGCGATGGTGCGGGCCCTCGACGCGCTGCGCCACTGCAAAGCCTTTGCCGAGGGGCTGGGAGCGCAGGAAATGATCGCCGTCGCCACCAGTGCCGTGCGCGAGGCACCGAACGGGCCGGAATTTTTGCTGCAGATCCAGCGGGTGGTCGGGCTCAAAGTCGACTTGATCTCCGGGGAGGAGGAGGCGCGGCGCATCTACCTCGGGGTGCTCTCCGCCATCGAGTTCGACAACCGCACCCACGCCGTCATCGACATCGGCGGCGGTTCGACGGAGCTGATTCTGGGCGACGGCCGCGAGCCGCGCTATCTGGCGAGCGTCAAGGCGGGGGCGGTGCGCCTCAGCGAACAGTTTGTTCAAAGCGACCCGATCTCGGGCCGCGACTACGGTCGCCTGCGCAACCAGGTGCGCAATTTGATCGAGCCTGCCGTGGACAAACTGCTGGCCCTGGGGCCATTCGAGCGCCTGGTCGGCACCTCCGGGACGATCATGACCCTGGCGGAGATCGATGCGCGACGAGGGGGCAGCTTTCCTACCTCGCTGCAGGGCTACGAGTTGACGCTTGCCAGTCTTGAGCAGATTGCAGCGCAGTTGCGCGAACTCGATCTCGAAGCGCGCCGCCGTCTACCCGGAGTCTCCGAGCGCCGCGCCGACATCATCGTCGCCGGGGCGACCATTCTGCTCGAAGCGATGCAGATGCTGGGGGTGGGCTCGCTCACCGTCTGTGAGGCGGCGTTGCGCGAGGGGCTCATCGTCGACTGGATGATCGGCCGGGGACTGATTGCCGATCGGTTGCGCTACCAGGGTTCGGTGCGCGAGCGCAGTGTGCTGCAGCTGGCCGACAAATTCAACCTCGACACCACCCACGCCGAGCAGGTGACGCGTCTGTCGTTGAGCCTTTTTGATCAGTCTCGGGGCCGGTTGCACCGCTGGAGCGACGCCGATCGCGAGCTACTGTGGGCGGCGGCGATGTTGCACAACTGCGGTCACTTCATCAATCATTCGAGCCACCACAAGCATTCGTACTACCTGATCCGCCACGGCGGTATGCTCGGTTTCACCGAAGAAGAGATCGAGGTGATCGCCAACGTCGCCCGCTACCACCGCAAGAGCACCCCCAAAAGCAAGCACCGCGAATTCCAGCGCCTGGTCAAAGAACACAAGCGCCTGGTGCGTCAGATGAGCGTGTTTTTGCGGCTCGCCTCCGCCCTCGATCGCCGCCACAAAGGGGCCGTGCGGGGCGTCCGGCTCACCTTTGCTCCTCAAGAAGTTGAGCTTTTTGTCCAACCGCACGACCCGGCCGACCCGTGCGAGATGGAGCTTTGGAACGCCGAATTCAAAAAAGCCGAGTTCGAACAGGAGTTCGGCCGCACCCTGGCCATTGCCCTGGAGCCGACCGCGGCCGAAACGCTTGCGGTCCTGGGCACCAAGGCCGAAACGCAACCCGACGCGGTGAGAGTGCCGCAGGGCAGTTGGGTATCCTAG
- the petG gene encoding cytochrome b6-f complex subunit V, with the protein MIEPILLGMVLGFVPVTIAGLLVAAWLQYKQGNPSGLGEK; encoded by the coding sequence GTGATCGAACCGATTCTGTTGGGCATGGTCCTCGGCTTTGTGCCGGTCACCATTGCCGGTCTGCTCGTGGCAGCCTGGCTGCAGTACAAGCAGGGCAATCCCTCTGGCCTGGGCGAGAAGTAA